The Coffea arabica cultivar ET-39 chromosome 1e, Coffea Arabica ET-39 HiFi, whole genome shotgun sequence genome has a window encoding:
- the LOC140015966 gene encoding cytochrome P450 81Q32-like, with translation MEVIYSILVLSFLVVLVAIKHLQENKRTLKPPSPPALPILGHLHLLKAAPHRALQLLSIKYGPLISLRFGIRPILVVSSPSLAEECFSKTNDVIFANRPGSISGKILAYNNSTLGFSPYGDHFRNLRRVTSIHIFSSVSLHNFSSIWTEEIRFSVKKLFSMNSDDKVWKDVNMNSVFLDLVFNVIMKMLAGKKWPSDKTADLFPLISVMGICDYVPVLR, from the coding sequence ATGGAAGTCATCTATAGCATCCTAGTTCTCAGTTTCTTGGTAGTCTTAGTTGCTATAAAACatcttcaagaaaacaagagaacgCTAAAGCCTCCAAGTCCACCAGCTCTCCCAATTCTAGGCCATCTGCACCTCCTGAAAGCTGCCCCTCACCGTGCTCTTCAACTTCTCTCCATCAAATACGGCCCCCTGATTTCCCTTCGATTTGGGATTCGTCCTATACTTGTTGTTTCCTCACCATCTCTTGCAGAGGAATGCTTCAGTAAGACTAATGATGTTATCTTTGCTAACCGACCAGGGTCCATTTCTGGCAAAATCCTTGCCTACAACAACAGTACTCTCGGGTTCTCTCCTTATGGAGACCACTTTCGAAATCTCCGCCGTGTTACCTCCATCCATATTTTTTCTTCCGTTAGTCTCCACAACTTTTCCTCAATCTGGACAGAGGAAATCCGTTTCAGTGTCAAGAAATTGTTCTCAATGAACTCTGATGACAAAGTGTGGAAAGATGTAAACATGAACTCTGTGTTCTTGGATTTGGTATTCAATGTGATCATGAAAATGCTTGCAGGGAAAAAATGGCCATCTGATAAAACAGCTGATTTGTTTCCGCTGATCTCCGTCATGGGTATTTGTGATTATGTCCCTGTCTTGAGATAG
- the LOC113711069 gene encoding (+)-piperitol/(+)-sesamin synthase CYP81Q1, with translation MLIMFTAGVHTSALTMEWAMSLMLNHPQVLKKARSEIDNNVTQSGQLIEDSDLSKLPYLRCIIKETLRLFPAAPTLLPHYSSEDCTIGGFKVPKGTTLLVNAWAIHRDPKVWEEPAKFKPERFEGINEGACDEGFKFIPFGKGRRACPGAALGMRFISLTLGTMLQCFDWERVGPQLVDLEEKSGMTLDKAKPLEALFRPRSSMIELVSQL, from the exons ATGCTA ATTATGTTCACTGCTGGAGTACACACTTCAGCTCTGACCATGGAGTGGGCTATGTCCCTTATGCTAAACCACCCCCAGGTattgaagaaggcaaggagtgAAATAGACAACAACGTTACACAATCAGGGCAATTGATTGAGGATTCAGATCTCTCCAAATTGCCATATTTGCGTTGCATAATCAAAGAGACACTTAGACTTTTTCCTGCAGCACCAACTCTTTTGCCTCATTATTCATCTGAAGATTGCACCATAGGAGGCTTCAAAGTTCCTAAAGGCACAACTTTGTTAGTAAATGCTTGGGCTATTCACAGAGATCCGAAGGTTTGGGAAGAGCCAGCCAAGTTTAAGCCAGAAAGGTTTGAGGGAATTAATGAAGGGGCTTGCGATGAAGGGTTCAAATTTATTCCATTTGGAAAAGGTAGGAGGGCTTGTCCAGGGGCTGCCTTAGGCATGAGATTTATTAGCCTGACGTTGGGAACAATGCTACAATGTTTTGATTGGGAAAGAGTAGGGCCTCAATTGGTGGATTTAGAAGAAAAATCTGGTATGACTTTGGACAAGGCCAAGCCTTTGGAAGCATTGTTCAGGCCACGCTCATCCATGATTGAATTGGTTTCTCAGCTTTGA